A genome region from Nitrososphaerota archaeon includes the following:
- a CDS encoding aspartate kinase (catalyzes the formation of 4-phospho-L-aspartate from L-aspartate and ATP): protein MSSSKRRIVLKFGGTSVGNAERIKNVAKSVNEAVNGGNQVIVVASAMNGITDTLIKMSELAKSGHLDKLRSELDKLRERHLQVVNDAISNTKIRSEVRKTVEERINALDKVLEGISILGEMTPRSKDLVISFGERLSTPIVSGAIADIGLKSKHFTGGEAGIVTDDEFGEANPLM from the coding sequence ATGAGTAGTAGTAAGAGGAGAATTGTGTTGAAGTTCGGCGGGACATCCGTCGGAAACGCTGAGCGCATCAAGAACGTAGCTAAAAGCGTAAACGAAGCAGTCAACGGTGGAAACCAAGTTATCGTCGTCGCCTCAGCTATGAACGGCATCACTGACACATTGATCAAGATGAGTGAACTTGCGAAGAGCGGTCACCTTGACAAGCTTCGAAGCGAACTCGACAAACTAAGAGAAAGGCACTTACAGGTAGTGAATGACGCTATCAGCAACACGAAGATTCGAAGTGAAGTTCGAAAAACAGTCGAGGAGCGAATAAACGCATTGGATAAGGTGCTTGAAGGCATCTCCATCCTAGGAGAAATGACCCCGAGATCAAAAGATTTGGTAATCTCGTTCGGAGAAAGACTCTCGACACCAATTGTCAGCGGCGCTATCGCGGATATTGGGTTAAAGTCGAAGCACTTCACAGGCGGCGAAGCCGGCATCGTAACTGACGACGAGTTCGGTGAAGCCAACCCCCTGATGG
- a CDS encoding homoserine dehydrogenase, with the protein MRLILVGFGVVARSLTDILTVRKQELLERYGLHPRVVAIIDKKGSAINPKGLDLDEIRRVKTEYGTVAETSEYGSKRTSAVEIIDEVDAEVVVEATPTNLETGEPGMTHIESALKAGRHVVTVNKGPLALALPALMEMAAYNCATLRFSGTVGGGTPILDFGRKCLASDKLLSIEGILNGTTNYMLTEMDRLGLTFEEALKSAQEKGYAEANPALDVDGWDAAAKVTIMANWLTGREVTLKDVSVKGIRGVKPADLKDAAKQGGAVKLIGRIGDGEGDISVSPTFVKRDDPICIGGTLNAVRFHSEFAGNEIIIGKGAGGPETASAVLRDLLEIRERMSVK; encoded by the coding sequence TTGAGGCTGATTCTTGTCGGCTTTGGAGTGGTGGCGCGTAGCCTAACTGATATTCTTACCGTGAGGAAGCAAGAGCTTCTCGAACGATACGGTCTGCATCCTCGTGTAGTTGCCATCATCGACAAGAAAGGTTCAGCGATCAACCCGAAGGGCCTTGACTTAGATGAGATACGCCGCGTCAAGACCGAGTATGGTACAGTGGCTGAGACTTCGGAGTATGGGAGTAAACGCACCTCGGCTGTAGAGATAATTGATGAGGTGGATGCGGAGGTTGTTGTGGAGGCTACGCCGACTAATCTGGAGACAGGTGAGCCTGGGATGACTCACATCGAGTCTGCTTTGAAGGCTGGGAGGCACGTGGTGACGGTGAACAAGGGCCCATTAGCCTTAGCCCTACCTGCTTTGATGGAGATGGCTGCTTACAACTGTGCTACTCTCCGGTTTAGTGGGACAGTTGGTGGCGGAACACCTATCCTCGATTTTGGACGCAAATGCCTAGCCTCAGACAAACTCCTCTCTATCGAAGGCATCTTGAACGGTACAACCAACTATATGTTGACCGAGATGGATAGGTTAGGATTAACCTTCGAAGAGGCTCTGAAATCGGCTCAGGAGAAAGGGTATGCGGAGGCCAACCCTGCTCTTGATGTTGACGGTTGGGATGCTGCTGCGAAGGTGACGATTATGGCTAACTGGCTCACAGGGCGAGAAGTCACCTTGAAGGATGTGTCAGTCAAAGGCATCCGCGGGGTGAAGCCTGCTGATTTGAAGGATGCGGCTAAGCAGGGTGGGGCGGTGAAGCTCATCGGGAGAATTGGTGACGGAGAGGGCGACATCAGTGTTTCACCTACCTTCGTTAAGAGGGATGACCCGATCTGCATAGGGGGAACCTTGAACGCTGTTCGCTTCCACTCGGAGTTCGCGGGGAACGAGATAATAATAGGTAAGGGTGCAGGGGGACCTGAAACTGCAAGTGCAGTGCTAAGAGACCTGCTAGAAATCCGGGAAAGAATGTCGGTGAAGTAG